A single genomic interval of Coleofasciculus sp. FACHB-1120 harbors:
- a CDS encoding SDR family oxidoreductase: protein MSNLNGKVVIITGASSGIGEATARMLAKNGAKVVLGARRSDRLETIVKDIHAEGGIAEYQTLDVTQPSQLEAIVQFAQSKFGRVDVLINNAGIMPLSALEQLKVEEWDRMIDVNIKGVLYGIAAALPVMKAQKAGQIINLSSIGGHAVSPTAAVYCATKFAVGAISEGLRQEVGGDIRVTVISPGVTESELANSISDETARIGMQEFRKLSIPAEAIARSILFAIEQPDDVDISEIIVRPTASPY, encoded by the coding sequence ATGTCGAACTTAAATGGAAAAGTCGTTATTATTACGGGAGCCAGTAGTGGAATCGGTGAAGCTACAGCTCGGATGCTGGCAAAAAACGGCGCAAAGGTTGTTTTAGGCGCACGTCGTAGCGATCGCTTGGAAACTATCGTCAAAGACATTCACGCAGAGGGTGGAATCGCTGAATATCAGACGCTTGATGTAACGCAACCCAGTCAATTAGAGGCGATCGTGCAATTTGCCCAAAGCAAGTTCGGTCGAGTTGATGTCCTGATTAATAATGCTGGCATCATGCCGCTATCAGCACTCGAACAACTTAAAGTTGAAGAATGGGATCGCATGATTGATGTCAATATCAAGGGGGTCTTGTACGGCATCGCAGCAGCACTTCCCGTCATGAAAGCCCAAAAGGCGGGTCAGATTATTAACCTTTCTTCGATCGGCGGACACGCAGTGTCTCCCACTGCGGCTGTTTACTGCGCGACTAAGTTTGCAGTTGGCGCTATTTCGGAAGGATTGAGACAAGAAGTGGGTGGTGACATTCGAGTGACGGTGATTTCGCCGGGAGTCACCGAGTCCGAATTAGCCAACAGCATTAGTGATGAAACGGCAAGAATTGGAATGCAAGAATTCCGTAAATTATCCATTCCGGCGGAGGCGATCGCACGATCAATTCTATTTGCGATTGAGCAACCTGACGATGTTGATATCAGCGAAATCATCGTCAGACCCACAGCCAGCCCTTACTAA
- a CDS encoding class I SAM-dependent methyltransferase, giving the protein MQNQESSIVFDQQRASSYDQRLAKLAPLRDALHLLIRLILSDLPAEARILCVGVGTGSELIYLAQTFPQWQFTALEPAAPMLDICRQRAEESGIAPRCTFHGGYLDSLPSSDAFDAATCLLVSHFFMQPQERRNFFSQIASRLQPNGYLVSSDIVSDMSTSAYQSLLEIWLRMLRYSEIPAEEVDNFRAAYGRDVAVLPPFEVESIIASSGFNTPVLFFQTLLIHAWYAKRKA; this is encoded by the coding sequence ATGCAAAATCAAGAATCATCCATTGTTTTTGATCAACAACGGGCTTCCTCCTATGACCAAAGATTGGCTAAATTAGCCCCACTACGCGATGCACTTCATCTGCTGATTCGTCTCATACTTTCCGATCTACCTGCTGAGGCGCGTATTCTTTGCGTCGGCGTGGGCACTGGTTCGGAATTGATTTACCTCGCCCAAACATTTCCTCAGTGGCAGTTTACCGCGTTAGAGCCTGCGGCACCGATGCTTGATATCTGTCGCCAACGTGCTGAAGAGAGTGGCATAGCACCACGCTGTACTTTTCACGGCGGTTATCTCGATTCACTGCCCTCCTCTGATGCTTTCGATGCCGCGACTTGTCTTCTGGTTTCTCACTTCTTTATGCAGCCCCAAGAGCGTCGCAACTTTTTTAGTCAAATTGCTTCACGGCTTCAGCCCAATGGCTATTTGGTAAGTTCTGATATTGTTTCCGATATGTCCACTTCTGCCTACCAAAGTCTGCTTGAGATTTGGTTGCGGATGCTGCGGTATTCTGAAATACCTGCTGAGGAAGTTGATAATTTTCGTGCTGCTTATGGTCGGGATGTTGCTGTATTACCGCCCTTTGAAGTCGAATCAATCATTGCATCAAGTGGTTTTAATACACCTGTGTTGTTCTTCCAAACTCTTCTCATTCATGCCTGGTATGCCAAGCGAAAAGCATGA
- the fmt gene encoding methionyl-tRNA formyltransferase, whose translation MKVIFFGTPQFAVPTLERLLTHSEFEVLGVVTQPDKRRGRGNQMMPSPVKSLALAHQLPVWQPQRIKKDEETLTQLQQTDADVFVVVAYGQILSQQILDMPKLGCINVHGSILPKYRGAAPIQWCLYHGETETGIATMLMDAGMDTGAVLLKAHTPIGLLDNAQDLAQKLSETGADLLVETLLKLERQEIEPIPQDESQATYAPLIKKPDYCLDWSKSAIALHNQVRGFFPDCVATFRGNPLKISATAPLGSAYWQIAPELKALLDGSSLSSSSGHPGEVMSIAKGFGPIVQTGDGLLLLREIQMAGKRPQSGWDFANGTRLTVGEKLESFEV comes from the coding sequence TTTTTGGCACCCCACAGTTTGCCGTCCCTACCTTAGAACGGTTACTCACTCATTCAGAATTTGAAGTTTTAGGCGTTGTTACACAGCCGGATAAACGTCGAGGACGGGGCAACCAAATGATGCCTTCTCCAGTCAAATCACTCGCCTTGGCGCATCAGCTACCTGTTTGGCAACCGCAGCGGATTAAAAAAGACGAGGAAACACTCACTCAGCTACAACAGACAGATGCAGATGTTTTCGTCGTAGTGGCATACGGACAAATTTTGTCCCAACAAATTCTAGATATGCCCAAATTGGGTTGCATCAATGTACACGGCTCGATATTACCTAAATATCGGGGTGCTGCTCCCATCCAGTGGTGCCTGTATCATGGCGAAACAGAAACGGGGATCGCCACGATGCTGATGGATGCCGGGATGGATACAGGTGCAGTGCTGCTAAAAGCTCATACGCCTATTGGACTGTTGGACAATGCTCAAGATTTGGCGCAAAAGCTTTCCGAGACGGGGGCAGATTTATTAGTAGAAACCCTCCTGAAGCTGGAACGCCAAGAAATTGAACCGATTCCCCAAGATGAATCGCAGGCGACTTATGCGCCGCTGATTAAAAAGCCAGATTATTGCCTTGATTGGTCGAAAAGTGCGATCGCATTACATAACCAAGTCAGAGGATTTTTCCCGGATTGTGTGGCAACCTTTCGGGGGAATCCTCTCAAAATCAGCGCTACTGCCCCTCTGGGATCAGCTTACTGGCAAATCGCCCCAGAATTAAAAGCCCTATTGGATGGGTCTTCCTTGTCCTCTAGTTCGGGACACCCAGGCGAGGTGATGAGCATTGCCAAAGGATTTGGCCCGATTGTTCAAACTGGTGATGGACTGTTGCTGTTGCGAGAAATACAGATGGCTGGAAAACGTCCTCAGTCGGGTTGGGACTTTGCGAATGGGACTCGCTTAACAGTGGGGGAGAAATTAGAGAGTTTTGAGGTTTGA
- a CDS encoding antibiotic biosynthesis monooxygenase: MLEPLATGTEEETQQVTAIISHMVRPGREAGYEEWLHGIATAAHKFKGHLGVNVIRPCDQAHPEYVAIVRFDQYSNLKTWIESDIRREWLERLQPLIEKPETIQTLTGLETWFTLPNKPMQARPPRYKMALVTWLGVFLTLSILNRLLVPLLSEFPILLNQLISTGLTVVLLTYLVMPRLTQLFRKWLYPIP; this comes from the coding sequence ATGCTGGAACCGTTGGCAACTGGTACGGAAGAAGAAACCCAGCAGGTAACTGCCATCATTTCCCACATGGTTCGACCAGGGCGTGAAGCAGGGTATGAGGAATGGTTGCATGGTATTGCAACGGCTGCCCACAAATTTAAAGGACATTTAGGCGTAAATGTGATTCGACCATGCGATCAAGCTCACCCTGAATATGTGGCAATTGTCAGATTTGATCAATACAGTAACCTCAAAACATGGATTGAATCCGATATTCGGCGGGAATGGCTTGAGCGATTGCAGCCATTGATTGAAAAGCCTGAAACGATTCAAACTCTGACTGGGCTGGAAACCTGGTTTACGCTTCCAAATAAGCCAATGCAGGCTCGACCCCCTCGCTACAAAATGGCACTGGTAACGTGGTTGGGAGTGTTTCTCACGCTCTCGATCCTAAATCGTCTGCTGGTGCCCCTGCTGTCTGAGTTTCCTATATTGCTCAACCAACTGATCAGCACAGGACTTACCGTTGTTTTACTCACCTACCTGGTCATGCCGCGCTTAACACAACTATTTCGCAAATGGTTGTATCCCATTCCATAA
- a CDS encoding AraC family transcriptional regulator, which translates to MLNRTGLHEPGIRMAIANPCKELAALVTRYTDGKGNGFHQTAVDGLEFQRESSVSAALCGVSEPLLAILVQGKKEALLGEETYRYRAAQYLVVSVDLPLSAFIIEASPAQPYLGFKLNLDPRQLCDMITVQSSAIASQKKNSTRGLFVSTADASLLDCALRLTRLLDTPQDIPMLAPIIIREIYYRLLTGEQGEAVRQIATSGSTMQRIAEVIKRIKANFAQPMRVEDLAEQARMSPSSFHYHFKEVTSMSPLQYQKQLRLLEARRLMLAENFDAANAAYQVGYESASQFSREYSRLFGAPPIRDIERLRTA; encoded by the coding sequence ATGCTCAACAGAACGGGATTACATGAGCCAGGAATCAGGATGGCGATCGCGAATCCATGCAAAGAACTGGCGGCACTCGTCACTCGCTACACCGATGGAAAAGGGAATGGTTTTCATCAAACAGCAGTAGATGGGCTGGAATTTCAACGAGAATCTTCTGTTTCTGCTGCGTTATGTGGTGTTAGCGAACCGCTCCTTGCCATCCTGGTTCAGGGTAAAAAGGAAGCGTTGCTAGGTGAGGAAACCTATCGTTATCGCGCGGCGCAATATTTAGTCGTTTCGGTTGATTTGCCACTGAGCGCATTTATTATCGAGGCAAGCCCAGCGCAGCCGTATTTAGGATTCAAGCTAAATCTAGATCCCCGTCAGCTCTGCGATATGATTACTGTCCAATCCAGTGCGATCGCAAGTCAGAAAAAGAACTCTACCAGAGGCTTATTCGTCAGCACTGCCGATGCCTCCTTACTCGATTGCGCTCTCCGATTGACACGGCTTTTGGATACGCCGCAGGATATCCCCATGCTGGCACCGATAATTATTCGCGAAATTTACTATCGTCTTTTAACGGGGGAACAAGGCGAAGCAGTTCGCCAAATTGCCACATCTGGCAGCACCATGCAGCGAATTGCTGAGGTGATAAAGCGGATTAAGGCTAATTTTGCACAACCGATGCGGGTTGAGGATCTCGCAGAGCAAGCCAGGATGTCTCCTTCATCGTTTCATTATCATTTCAAGGAAGTGACATCCATGAGTCCGCTGCAATATCAAAAGCAGTTAAGACTATTGGAAGCGCGTCGCCTGATGCTGGCGGAAAACTTCGATGCAGCGAATGCTGCCTATCAGGTAGGGTATGAAAGCGCCTCACAATTTAGCCGTGAATATTCTCGCCTGTTTGGTGCGCCGCCGATCCGGGATATTGAGCGCTTGCGTACTGCTTGA